One part of the Mya arenaria isolate MELC-2E11 chromosome 3, ASM2691426v1 genome encodes these proteins:
- the LOC128228551 gene encoding uncharacterized protein LOC128228551, producing METSKELPPHLVNSIRGLHTNDETSSESEQETEPNTWSHDTPRSVSSDDSSALTSPRANLLWDHAFDVSEAEPATCKSPQEREHEWRRFYNKTDDDKLIADKHQKLHELSKKTDEKSENVSESTQRSENKAPMSGLPDLIASTSTTVDQAQRGHDWSPAPDASPPPLPHTAPPEIGIVDFQAGSPPPLPCTSPPHLSLSWPLTGKHVTQAQIDEGIKRVDAMLQNSDKILHTFEQTDNKDRDQKFESQASDHCIYDDASSSAGDEDYDPYLGDSNNDYDGVYNVQTNTVMETNKDETYAGSDEEFDKILQQLDQAEDLESEFDAILRALNAEREPQETYVQRFAERRDRYGFILSPVMEASSPSPSLLSGYSGVSCASPDRFDTFRMSPAIGAKPELDLASLRVKSPDLNSRHLASPQGRDDHDYTVPIFQARRAIVIPEVGYGWDSGDDLLSPTVSCEWDKDEHGGLNTPPVSTSGINFTQFGTRIGGGWRQTDVAIHEENEDQSDDTVEANSDSDTDTTIESDPDRNSKLNSSHNSVFLTDLENTIGETRLTPRTNEDEINHNSADELLELEEEIDKITHELSQINRRNESLFDDSYDDLEASKQVETSDTNISVVSLESSLNDSYKGFSAELYKIHHQADRTEITGETMFRSPVVRLDSKQTLTTSDDDESHSTESNEDAEDEYSESDDENVDFEEFKTKPVPKPPILPFTEQNEDSKVLEVLSPRSAIILSGGMFPHETESSSYTSSTDDEEYERTDRQLTVKQYTSGDSDTSAKDTLTTGQDVINKESDTGNKNESQVKVSFRQMYELKSPPQNQSETVSSPSKSITIHSPMDYYLLEDTKIDTARKTELRQSPRIFGRYYAEMDKDIVNEVRSPREKENAINFENNEINNTKPEVDYLKKRQQLEDSFTDVVLTKKEQLPFMTPPDKQAKSKESQPSAVKIKIGHLHRSSSARSKVKRGYVHELSEIFDQKKDHTEKHVVVKKENIKQEQAIIRKSPEKLTANENIIITQEDSPAELFTMQEFNSSQGFEVTPLTKVETFHEQNVTLNEVHKHEHVKYRNTDDTHDDNFHDNVHSNSDLEDTIEAQMKLYEDHLKTADTSGDEANDNDYLNATEPFEPHVGLCSLDMPLQFTQTYALNLAAANISEGSAIEVAKQERVKEDRRYMEQAIDDEEIPEIIDGDSSDLSSDEEYHNEYHLTGNIIHPERDGFSSVSSTGKIHTRNDNNKAIYNVGITQQKTGDSQEIFKRIDQLSGSLKHGATKRLNTERPLKGKDVMSPVMWRFPMSKHDSTNKDSNYSGSTKGVLFDIISRIDDRFRNTAIDKSPSKQQDNRTPDKQNNDERKDGAFVERSIKGFDSEGLDTNYRQSLNCKSTHPTEVTGFEIRYPASISRRLYGPYCRLRGIDPLGTSDSDDDSTSGTTPQALSKFSEGDNWRGPYYLFQRHEQNNNEDDSLLSNYRPTRRESEFSNENHSGITDYKYLDRNYSVCSSPRSVTVESDKHFIRSLSPTVTNTEDDGFSLVSYDVKTPLSPLAYQQRINNGSNTITDLKINEAQHDTGEENNTLTNAKRNSHIKHKLLCTGAQSGKHESYSFESTSNFETNFQSSRVGDSDNTNASCTYDLGGENNEGYSGYSQMDNKGEMKNDLHQRAFGVHMPAETTSREIASQRSAMSDGKLSKTGRPVNLHGFNNIPSLEKTQDAENAQMSSGGHLSNESTCSKNDNESPSASARTHTLVVVQTPGYQQVLEDEKGKLKVWPYSDIDNPDKVPVTLHKAKRGIHLSVSKGMSEKKSRMTVFQSAEHSAEKPEGRMVNKYKTSSVLSGDGSMGGIMKTHGESVQSVLLQDANGNALSEEELSALLPKIAETISKLDSTETEEILPGITQNITKLKNGGNLVITTMTRRVDEEETSSGHGSPVPDHPVLDVDDLEKSKLYLVQDSKGEFYYVEDVTSESQESAYFSNSRNTSESVSESEGSPIFDRISKVQPLGGSGIEESTAAEILSAMYGGSGLQELEENEEEWSDRTYEYDFPRNGRGYSKDRFVTPYMVEEPNTLPRINESTNEKYESSYRNSGGEAFVYGGGLAQSYSQMTHGVVPVDDTSSLQSANVQNTVSGGKTIERYTFESETTEFPPAVPVSLPPQLPPALDYADNQFSMMKVDMAPKMQEERIPIKYKPLSESEPERPIYKTVATIQTKVKEPPPPKKEHKEHIERKKYKIVSSKATEEQESHMRFDDFDYNFHTENVEYKVSPSKAQTQYFVRNTTNTEPTNRSVFRTEKKFEIGRNSDQKFKSEIHVRPQPEAVEESSYTYDEMRSRMEQERSDSSMHVVRGSYLIKNTLDEDDGALDDNINMFDGRFELCKDNPLYKSDEDLRMDRKSSDLERAQERFNRKLTQDLTFETVDRFMKKKNIEREPEQPRQSLTELLLSRLSRVDRKHIRQTIDVKHDHQDIYGDPRFMHADGETSYGTAGTSNFDTVGEKVDLILKGGKAFITVIVTAERVTPVDIEFNVWRKNQAIVTRVIEVDLLATEQRRRLYYKVMESPTGRSHGAYSSTGQHETVLDSYETLELFTKILGAADGEGDTETTEVKTRYGRTTRPLAPDVDLLY from the exons ATGGAAACTTCTAAGGAATTACCACCACATTTGGTAAACAGCATTCGAGGACTTCATACAAATGACGAGACTTCTTCTGAGTCGGAACAGGAAACGGAACCCAATACCTGGTCACATGACACCCCAAGGTCGGTTTCCAGTGATGACTCGTCGGCGTTAACCTCGCCACGTGCGAACCTTCTATGGGACCACGCGTTCGATGTTTCCGAGGCAGAGCCCGCGACATGCAAGTCTCCACAGGAGCGTGAACACGAATGGAGACGGTTCTACAATAAAACTGATGATGATAAATTGATAGCTGATAAACATCAGAAACTACATGAACTATCGAAGAAGACTGACGAAAAAAGTGAAAACGTCAGTGAGTCAACACAAAGATCCGAAAACAAGGCACCAATGAGTGGACTTCCAGATCTCATTGCGTCTACATCAACCACGGTCGATCAAGCGCAAAGAGGCCATGATTGGTCACCGGCTCCGGATGCTTCCCCGCCGCCACTTCCGCACACTGCGCCACCAGAAATTGGAATAGTTGATTTTCAGGCTGGCAGTCCGCCCCCACTCCCGTGCACAAGTCCTCCACATTTATCCCTTAGCTGGCCCTTGACTGGTAAACATGTCACACAAGCGCAGATAGACGAAGGAATTAAGAGAGTAGACGCAATGTTACAGAACAGTGATAAGATCCTTCACACATTCGAACAGACTGACAATAAAGACCGAGATCAGAAGTTTGAGTCCCAAGCCAGCGATCATTGCATATACGACGATGCCAGCAGTAGCGCCGGTGATGAAGACTATGATCCATACTTGGGCGACTCAAACAATGATTATGACGGAGTCTACAACGTACAGACCAATACTGTCATGGAAACTAATAAAGATGAGACGTATGCCGGTTCAGATGAGGAGTTTGACAAGATATTGCAGCAGTTAGACCAAGCAGAAGATCTTGAGTCTGAATTTGATGCCATCCTGAGAGCTTTGAACGCAGAAAGAGAACCACAGGAAACGTATGTACAACGATTTGCGGAACGTCGTGACAGGTATGGCTTTATTTTGTCACCAGTCATGGAAGCCTCTTCGCCCTCACCGTCTTTGCTGTCTGGCTACAGTGGCGTGTCATGTGCGTCACCAGATCGATTTGACACATTCAGAATGTCTCCAGCCATTGGCGCTAAACCGGAACTAGATTTAGCAAGTTTACGTGTTAAATCCCCAGATCTGAATAGCAGGCACCTCGCTTCCCCGCAAGGACGGGACGACCATGACTATACTGTGCCAATATTCCAAGCGAGGAGAGCGATAGTTATCCCAGAGGTTGGCTATGGGTGGGATAGTGGGGACGACCTTCTAAGCCCAACCGTGAGTTGTGAGTGGGACAAGGATGAACATGGTGGACTGAACACACCTCCTGTCTCTACAAGCGGCATCAATTTCACTCAGTTTGGAACACGCATTGGAGGTGGATGGAGACAAACTGATGTGGCGATTCATGAAGAGAATGAAGATCAATCCGATGACACTGTTGAAGCAAACAGTGATTCCGATACAGACACAACAATTGAAAGTGATCCGGACAGGAACTCTAAACTAAACAGTTCACATAACTCAGTATTTTTGACAGATCTTGAAAATACAATTGGAGAAACAAGGCTGACGCCACGCACCAATGAAGACGAAATCAACCACAACTCAGCTGACGAGCTATTGGAATTAGAGGAGGAGATTGACAAAATCACTCATGAACTATCCCAAATAAACAGAAGAAACGAATCATTATTTGATGACAGTTATGATGACTTAGAGGCCTCAAAACAGGTTGAAACTAGCGACACAAATATTAGTGTTGTTTCTCTTGAAAGCAGCTTAAATGATAGTTATAAAGGTTTCAGTGCAGAACTGTACAAAATACACCATCAAGCGGATCGGACCGAAATCACTGGAGAAACAATGTTCCGTAGTCCAGTAGTAAGATTGGACTCAAAGCAAACACTGACGACCTCAGATGATGATGAAAGTCATTCGACAGAAAGCAATGAAGACGCTGAAGATGAATACAGCGAATCAGATGATGAAAACGTTGATTTTGAGGAATTCAAAACCAAACCGGTGCCGAAACCGCCAATATTACCTTTTACAGAACAGAATGAAGACTCGAAAGTTTTAGAGGTCTTGTCACCAAGATCAGCTATTATTCTATCGGGCGGCATGTTTCCCCATGAGACAGAGTCGTCTTCTTATACTTCTAGCACCGATGATGAAGAATATGAAAGAACTGACAGGCAACTTACAGTCAAACAATATACATCAGGTGACTCTGATACAAGTGCTAAAGATACACTGACTACGGGCCAAGATGTCATTAATAAAGAATCAGATACTGGAAATAAGAATGAATCTCAAGTAAAGGTTTCATTTAGACAAATGTACGAACTTAAGTCACCTCCCCAGAATCAATCTGAAACAGTATCGAGTCCATCCAAGTCGATAACAATACACAGTCCGATGGATTATTATTTGCTTGAAGATACTAAAATAGACACTGCTCGCAAAACTGAACTTAGACAATCACCAAGAATATTTGGCAGATACTATGCAGAAATGGACAAAGATATTGTCAATGAAGTCAGATCTCCTCGtgaaaaagaaaatgcaataaatttcgaaaataatgagataaataatacaaaacctGAGGTTGATTATCTAAAGAAGCGCCAGCAATTAGAAGACTCTTTTACTGATGTAGTCCTAACAAAGAAAGAACAATTACCCTTCATGACTCCTCCTGATAAACAAGCCAAATCAAAGGAAAGTCAGCCATCTGCCGTAAAAATTAAAATCGGACATTTACACAGATCAAGTTCAGCACGGTCAAAGGTGAAACGTGGATATGTTCACGAACTGTCCGAAATATTTGATCAAAAGAAAGACCACACAGAGAAACATGTAGTtgttaaaaaggaaaacattaaacaagaacagGCTATTATCCGTAAGTCACCAGAGAAACTCACAGCAAATGAGAACATTATAATAACCCAGGAGGATTCTCCAGCTGAACTATTTACGATGCAAGAGTTTAATTCGAGTCAAGGTTTTGAAGTTACACCACTTACAAAAGTTGAAACTTTTCATGAGCAGAATGTGACATTAAATGAAGTTCATAAACACGAACATGTAAAATATAGGAATACAGACGATACTCACGATGATAATTTTCATGATAATGTGCACAGCAACAGCGACCTAGAGGACACAATTGAAGCGCAGATGAAATTGTATGAAGACCACTTGAAAACAGCTGACACAAGTGGGGACGAAGCCAATGacaatgattatttaaatgcaaCAGAACCCTTTGAACCTCATGTAGGGCTATGTAGTTTGGATATGCCTTTACAATTCACGCAAACATATGCACTCAATCTTGCCGCAGCAAACATTTCTGAAGGCTCTGCCATTGAAGTAGCAAAACAGGAAAGAGTAAAAGAAGATAGAAGATATATGGAACAGGCTATAGATGACGAAGAAATTCCAGAGATCATCGATGGTGATTCATCTGACTTGAGTTCTGACGAAGAATATCATAATGAATACCACCTCACTGGAAATATTATACACCCAGAGAGAGATGGCTTTTCTTCAGTTTCTAGTACTGGTAAAATACACACACGTAATGATAACAACAAAGCTATCTATAACGTTGGCATTACACAACAAAAGACTGGCGACAGTCAGGAGATTTTTAAACGCATAGATCAATTGTCAGGAAGTTTAAAGCATGGTGCTACTAAGAGGTTAAATACGGAAAGGCCACTTAAAGGAAAAGATGTTATGTCACCCGTTATGTGGCGATTTCCGATGTCAAAACATGATAGTACGAACAAAGATTCAAACTATAGCGGATCAACTAAAGGAgttttgtttgatataattTCGCGAATAGATGATAGATTTCGTAACACGGCCATTGACAAAAGTCCGAGCAAACAGCAAGACAACAGAACACctgacaaacaaaataatgacgAGAGAAAAGATGGAGCTTTTGTAGAAAGATCAATTAAAGGTTTCGACAGTGAAGGATTGGATACGAACTATCGGCAGTCACTAAATTGTAAAAGCACACACCCAACAGAAGTCACAGGGTTTGAAATAAGATATCCAGCGTCGATCAGTCGTCGACTCTACGGTCCATACTGTCGCCTGCGAGGCATAGACCCGTTGGGGACGAGCGATAGCGATGATGACAGTACAAGCGGGACAACTCCACAAGCCTTGTCAAAATTTAGTGAAGGAGACAACTGGCGCGGACcgtattatttatttcagcGACATGAGCAGAATAATAATGAGGATGACAGTCTATTGAGTAATTACCGACCCACGAGACGTGAAAGTGAATTTTCAAACGAAAACCACTCGGGGATTAcagattataaatatttagataGAAATTATTCTGTCTGCAGCTCGCCAAGATCTGTCACAGTGGAAAGTGATAAACACTTCATAAGAAGTTTATCCCCCACTGTTACTAATACCGAAGACGATGGTTTCTCCCTTGTAAGTTACGATGTTAAAACTCCACTTTCACCGCTGGCTTACCAACAGCGTATCAACAACGGGTCAAATACGATTAccgatttgaaaataaatgaagcaCAGCACGACACTGGTGaagaaaataataccttaacaAATGCAAAACGTAACTCTCATATCAAACATAAATTACTGTGTACCGGTGCGCAAAGTGGTAAACACGAAAGCTACTCGTTTGAGTCtacatcaaattttgaaacaaattttcaaTCTAGCAGAGTGGGCGACAGTGATAACACAAATGCAAGTTGCACATATGATTTAGGCGGTGAAAATAATGAGGGTTATAGTGGTTATTCACAGATGGACAATAAAGGTGAGATGAAAAATGATCTTCATCAACGTGCTTTTGGTGTTCACATGCCTGCCGAAACGACATCAAGAGAAATTGCAAGTCAACGGTCGGCCATGAGTGATGGGAAACTGTCAAAGACAGGTAGACCGGTGAATTTACATGGATTTAATAACATTCCTTCACTGGAGAAAACACAAGATGCTGAGAACGCGCAGATGTCCTCGGGCGGACATTTAAGTAACGAATCTACATGCAGCAAGAACGATAACGAATCGCCGTCGGCGTCGGCGCGCACACACACTTTAGTAGTGGTCCAAACTCCGGGATATCAACAAGTCCTAGAAGATGAGAAAGGAAAATTAAAAGTATGGCCGTATTCGGATATTGACAATCCGGATAAAGTACCGGTCACTCTACATAAAGCTAAAAGAGGTATTCATTTATCTGTCAGTAAAGGGATGAGTGAGAAAAAGTCGAGGATGACTGTATTTCAAAGTGCGGAACATAGTGCTGAGAAACCAGAAGGCAGGATGgtgaacaaatataaaacaagctCGGTGCTTTCTGGCGACGGCAGCATGGGCGGGATAATGAAAACGCACGGGGAATCCGTGCAGTCAGTCCTTCTGCAAGATGCGAACGGCAACGCCTTGTCTGAGGAAGAGTTGTCGGCCCTCTTGCCAAAGATTGCTGAAACCATAAGTAAACTGGACTCCACAGAGACGGAAGAAATTCTGCCAGGAATTACtcaaaatatcacaaaactTAAAAACGGTGGTAATCTAGTCATTACTACAATGACAAGGCGTGTTGATGAAGAAGAAACTTCTTCTGGTCACGGCTCGCCGGTGCCTGACCATCCCGTTTTGGATGTGGACGATTTggaaaaaagtaaactttattTAGTACAAGATTCGAAAGGTGAGTTCTATTACGTCGAGGACGTTACAAGTGAATCCCAAGAAAGTGCTTATTTCAGTAACTCTCGCAACACTTCCGAGAGCGTAAGTGAGAGTGAGGGTAGTCCAATATTTGATCGTATTTCGAAGGTACAGCCTTTAGGCGGAAGTGGGATCGAAGAGTCGACGGCTGCAGAGATTCTGAGCGCCATGTACGGCGGAAGTGGCCTCCAGGAACTAGAAGAAAATGAGGAAGAGTGGTCGGATCGCACGTATGAATACGACTTCCCTCGAAACGGCAGGGGGTATAGCAAGGACCGGTTTGTTACCCCGTACATGGTAGAAGAACCAAACACCTTACCTAGAATTAATGAATCGACGAATGAGAAATACGAGTCCTCTTACCGGAATTCCGGTGGGGAGGCCTTTGTTTATGGCGGCGGTCTCGCACAGAGTTACAGTCAGATGACGCACGGTGTTGTTCCTGTGGACGACACCAGCAGCCTTCAATCCGCGAACGTTCAAAACACGGTTTCCGGCGGGAAAACTATCGAGCGGTATACATTTGAATCTGAGACGACCGAGTTTCCACCAGCGGTTCCGGTCAGCCTACCGCCACAGCTCCCACCCGCACTCGACTACGCGGACAACCAGTTTTCAATGATGAAAGTTGATATGGCTCCTAAAATGCAGGAGGAACGCATTCCAATTAAATACAAGCCTCTCAGTGAATCAGAACCGGAAAGGCCTATATATAAGACGGTCGCCACAATTCAAACAAAGGTGAAGGAGCCGCCTCCGCCAAAGAAAGAACACAAAGAACATAtagaaagaaagaaatacaaaattgtATCTTCTAAAGCCACTGAGGAGCAAGAATCACATATGAGATTTGATGATTTTGACTATAACTTTCATACAGAAAATGTGGAATACAAAGTATCACCAAGTAAGGCACAGACGCAATATTTCGTTCGCAATACAACCAATACAGAGCCTACAAACAGATCTGTTTTTAGAACTGAAAAGAAATTCGAGATTGGTAGAAATTCAGACCAAAAGTTTAAATCGGAAATACACGTGCGACCACAGCCGGAAGCCGTAGAAGAGAGCAGCTATACGTACGACGAAATGCGCTCCAGAATGGAACAGGAGCGGAGTGACTCGAGCATGCACGTCGTGCGAGGAAGCTACTTGATTAAAAACACTCTCGACGAAGACGACGGAGCCTTGGATGACAATATCAACATGTTTGACGGCCGCTTTGAACTTTGCAAAGACAACCCATTGTACAAGAGTGACGAGGATCTCCGGATGGACCGGAAGTCGAGCGATCTCGAGCGCGCGCAAGAACGTTTTAACCGAAAACTCACTCAGGACCTTACGTTCGAAACGGTGGACAGGTTCATGAAGAAGAAAAATA tcGAGCGCGAGCCTGAGCAACCCCGTCAGAGCCTGACTGAGCTTCTCTTGAGCCGTTTGTCCCGCGTGGACAGAAAGCACATACGGCAGACTATTGACGTCAAACACGACCACCAGGACATCTACGGGGACCCACGCTTCATGCACGCGGACGGCGAGACGTCATATGGAACCGCCGGCACTAGCAATTTCGACACTGTCGGGGAAAAAGTAGATTTAATTCTAAAAGGTGGGAAAGCGTTTATTACCGTGATAGTTACGGCGGAGAGAGTTACTCCAGTGGACATTGAGTTTAACGTATGGCGGAAGAACCAAGCGATAGTGACAAGGGTGATTGAGGTGGATCTCCTAGCGACGGAGCAGCGTCGGCGGCTCTATTACAAGGTGATGGAGTCGCCGACGGGCCGGTCGCACGGCGCATACTCGTCGACAGGGCAGCACGAGACTGTGCTCGACAGCTACGAGACGTTGGAGCTGTTCACCAAGATCCTCGGGGCCGCCGATGGCGAGGGTGACACAGAGACGACAGAGGTGAAGACGCGATACGGACGGACGACCCGCCCTCTCGCACCTGACGTCGATTTACTTTACTGA